In Osmia bicornis bicornis chromosome 1, iOsmBic2.1, whole genome shotgun sequence, the following proteins share a genomic window:
- the LOC114876414 gene encoding bicaudal D-related protein homolog, whose translation MPPKKDGQPEPYALEDMISDLQERRNSLDHEDLEDPVELLRKRDKDLVLAAELGKALLERNQELTRQSEALAEEYASKLESLEQERHLLRRRLEEVKGENEARTLELQTDVETLRSQLEEQNERARRAERDQATLVTELTAQNARLADQLREAAKQEEQLLIEVKVLRENCALRNTRLQDHVSSLELLKDEMQLVSAQRTELEKRSLELREERTRAIAALEEAEERAAALERLGHEAEHRAKLAERERDELAATLAVIEADRRGRSGSIQKPPRSLQAEMECEESGSSLGEQEDLRAEVARAVKRLKELCVHLRRGEDDSGLQSDCDESMLVIPNNTAETDETNTNGQETLPSSTNCPGALLELVEEVYNLALSGRGAPVELGLAVELHRAREELDHTKDQLKQTQEELKRRGEALLDTTSKLSVCEAELRGVKEERDRARNDMDDSQLTKDEILSQAYKVRDQAVARKNRAEVELAKTRIDVLQANSQLMEAIQQKIELSQQLEQWQMDMQSLLDEQVRSKLTSVTNAIAAANAENSDIVAPARKKRSTGSSRKMFGLF comes from the exons ATGCCGCCGAAAAAGGACGGCCAACCGGAGCCGTACGCTCTCGAGGATATGATTTCTGATCTCCAGGAGCGACGAAATTCCCTAGATCACGAGGATCTCGAGGATCCGGTGGAGCTTTTGAGAAAACGAGACAAGGACCTTGTATTGGCTGCGGAATTGGGCAAAGCGCTTTTGGAGAGGAACCAGGAGTTGACTAGACAGAGTGAGGCCCTTGCTGAAGAGTATGCGTCGAAATTAGAG AGCCTGGAACAAGAGAGGCACCTGCTTCGAAGAAGGCTGGAGGAAGTCAAGGGCGAGAACGAGGCGAGAACTTTGGAGTTACAAACGGACGTGGAGACGTTGAGGAGCCAGCTAGAGGAGCAGAATGAACGAGCGAGAAGGGCGGAACGAGATCAGGCGACTTTGGTTACAGAGTTGACTGCTCAGAACGCGAGGCTGGCCGATCAGCTGAGAGAAGCCGCGAAACAGGAAGAACAGCTGCTCATCGAGGTCAAGGTGCTCAGGGAAAACTGTGCCCTAAGAAATACCAGGCTCCAGGATCACGTCAGCAGTTTGGAGCTTCTCAAGGACGAG ATGCAGTTAGTGTCCGCGCAAAGAACAGAATTAGAGAAGAGGTCCTTGGAACTGCGCGAAGAGAGGACGAGGGCAATCGCGGCCCTGGAAGAAGCCGAAGAGAGAGCAGCGGCCTTGGAGCGGCTCGGCCACGAGGCGGAACACAGGGCGAAACTGGCTGAACGAGAGAG AGACGAGCTGGCCGCAACGTTGGCGGTGATCGAGGCGGATAGGAGAGGAAGATCCGGTTCGATACAGAAACCACCGAGGTCCTTGCAAGCGGAGATGGAGTGCGAGGAGAGCGGAAGTTCGCTGGGGGAGCAGGAGGACCTTCGGGCAGAGGTGGCCAGGGCGGTGAAGCGGTTGAAGGAACTGTGCGTCCATTTGAGACGGGGAGAGGATGACTCGGGGCTACAAAGCGACTGCGACGAGTCGATGCTCGTGATCCCGAACAACACCGCGGAAACGGACGAGACGAACACCAATGGACAGGAGACACTGCCTAGCTCG ACCAACTGTCCCGGTGCTTTATTGGAGCTAGTAGAAGAGGTGTACAATTTGGCATTGTCTGGAAGAGGAGCACCCGTGGAGCTAGGTTTGGCAGTGGAGCTGCACAGGGCTCGAGAAGAGTTGGACCACACGAAGGACCAGTTGAAGCAGACGCAGGAAGAGCTGAAGAGGCGAGGGGAGGCTCTGCTCGACACGACTAGCAAATTGAGCGTGTGCGAAGCTGAATTGCGCGGCGTTAAAGAAGAACGAGACCGAGCTCGCAACGACATGGATGATTCGCAATTAACCAAGGACGAGATCCTTTCTCAGGCTTACAAAGTCAGGGACCAGGCAGTAGCCAGGAAGAACAGAGCGGAAGTGGAATTAGCCAAAACTAGGATAGACGTGCTACAAGCCAACAGCCAACTGATGGAAGCTATTCAACAGAAGATCGAACTGAGCCAACAGCTGGAACAATGGCAAATGGACATGCAATCGTTATTGGACGAACAGGTGCGAAGTAAACTGACGTCTGTGACGAACGCCATCGCCGCGGCGAACGCTGAAAATTCGGATATCGTAGCTCCGgcgaggaagaagaggagcaccggTTCGTCGAGAAAAATGTTCGGTCTGTTTTGA
- the LOC114876417 gene encoding coiled-coil domain-containing protein 63, with translation MAHKTHQAANETELETMAQTELSRLKRQYRIMENDRVACVEDAKLQLRNQLNMIDRLEYEKAELLLRIKTASSKTFIRQDKEMEEKLKCLLEMQEKYESMIETEKQEINELDDHIRKLTKETTYLKSKVRTDTQLKEMALRQDKVSSMLENRLEVATKRFNVVITQNAKLREEIEALLIERTQFTTLWNKLINQLNAGKQIINDLVEQTTIAFNQRDEEMNKIQALRDRGIRDLKAHVSEMCELQRTLDNEMKLQEFLGVKGQYREMVDLNIKREAERKAKLEEKQNKIASYKEILYMIKEFTGEEEIDKLIAHFIKQEEENFALFSYVNELNDELDGLQARMSQLTTAIEEARVLFEHRGHEQTETLEKLKKELEEQTVLADTSEESLIQCDDVMEKLLKGIDSLFKAIRCDNSPILELLGDHDQITRNNVMLYLGIIEKRITQMFHKVYWIDKATKAQHLRLDEEKRPKLKVPPIEYIAPTQPCAL, from the exons ATGGCACACAAAACGCACCAGGCTGCGAACGAAACAGAGCTCGAGACGATGGCACAAACGGAACTCTCAAGGCTGAAGAGGCAATACAGGATAATGGAGAACGACCGGGTCGCTTGCGTGGAGGATGCGAAATTACAGCTTCGTAATCAATTGAACATGATCGACCGTTTGGAGTACGAGAAGGCGGAGCTTCTTCTTCGTATTAAAACCGCCAGCTCGAAAACGTTTATCCGTCAGGATAAGGAAATGGAGGAAAAGCTCAAGTGTCTGTTAGAGATGCAAGAAAAATATGAGAGTATGATAGAAACAGAGAAGCAGGAAATAAACGAACTCGACGATCATATCCGCAAG TTAACGAAGGAAACCACGTACTTGAAATCAAAAGTTCGAACGGATACGCAACTTAAGGAGATGGCTCTACGACAAGACAAAGTGTCTTCGATGTTGGAGAATCGTTTGGAAGTGGCGACAAAAAGATTCAACGTTGTGATTACTCAAAATGCGAAACTTCGTGAAGAAATCGAAGCGTTGCTGATCGAAAGGACCCAGTTCACAACGCTTTGGAATAAACTTATCAATCAGTTGAATGCTGGAAAGCAAATTATCAACGATTTGGTAGAACAAACTACAATCGCGTTTAATCAAAGGGACGAAGAGATGAATAAGATTCAAGCGCTTCGCGATAG agGAATAAGAGATTTGAAGGCGCACGTGTCAGAAATGTGCGAGCTACAAAGAACTTTGGACAACGAGATGAAATTGCAAGAATTCCTTGGAGTAAAGGGACAGTATCGCGAGATGGTCGATTTAAATATCAAACGAGAAGCCGAAAGGAAAGCGAAGCTGGAAGAGAAGCAAAATAAGATTGCTTcttataaagaaattttatacatGATCAAAGAATTTACTG GTGAAGAAGAAATCGACAAACTGATCGCGCATTTTATCAAACAAGAGGAAGAAAACTTTGCTCTATTCAGTTACGTGAACGAATTAAACGATGAGCTGGACGGCCTCCAAGCGAGAATGTCCCAGTTGACAACAGCTATCGAGGAAGCACGTGTTCTGTTCGAACATCGTGGCCACGAACAGACCGAGACATTGGAGAAGCTCAAGAAAGAACTCGAAGAGCAAACTGTTCTTGCTGATACGTCTGAAGAAAGTCTGATACAG TGTGACGACGTAATGGAGAAGCTACTGAAGGGAATCGATTCCCTGTTCAAAGCGATTCGTTGTGACAATTCACCGATCCTCGAACTACTGGGTGATCATGATCAGATAACAAGAAACAACGTCATGTTGTACTTAGGAATCATCGAGAAACGAATAACACAAATGTTCCATAAAGTTTATTGGATAGATAAAGCAACGAAGGCGCAACATTTGCGACTCGATGAGGAAAAGAGGCCCAAATTGAAAGTACCTCCTATTGAATACATTGCCCCTACCCAGCCTTGTGCCCTGTGA
- the LOC114876415 gene encoding coiled-coil domain-containing protein 42 like-2 codes for MTSNHKGMKHFIRRAPITTNSEKAVVEYFLSKQEDRNIKKYPEWDKPRVYPALEAVRARCELAKVEKKLQAKWVEQEKKRKIMDKQWREMRLQESILRESFIKFNRFVRENQEKRERAEMKIKEERERQAKRMEEVNDLIDKLNYMKETRDKMKKHVDEYKKYQTYLDNVVNDTGEFQSIAEIFNRYETLMEARMILAEHQDKNLQILEHQGTELHHMTESKTEKFMGLNNQLAQLQARRDRAEARARKWETIVSKIKVTAAEKNLEHTQVKICCWNLYQQICKRKGIAVTVSKDDVEQQLNQIKQTIRELKRLIKVAKKRAPKEELPVSDNLICYAEVLNSLLGAFLSTF; via the exons ATGACGTCGAACCATAAAGgaatgaaacattttattcgACGAGCACCTATTACGACAAATTCAGAAAAAGCTGTCGTGGAATATTTCTTGTCGAAGCAAGAAGATCGTAACATTAA AAAGTATCCGGAATGGGATAAGCCAAGAGTTTACCCGGCATTAGAAGCAGTTAGAGCTCGTTGTGAGTTAGCAAAAGTCGAGAAGAAATTACAAGCGAAATGGGTCGAACAGGAGAAAAAGCGAAAAATCATGGACAAACAGTGGAGGGAAATGAGATTGCAAGAGTCGATATTGCGtgaatcatttataaaattcaatagaTTCGTAAGGGAAAATCAGGAAAAACGTGAACGCGCCGAGATGAAAATCAAAGAGGAACGGGAGCGTCAAGCGAAGCGGATGGAAGAA GTCAACGATTTGATCGATAAGCTAAATTATATGAAAGAAACTCGTGacaagatgaagaaacacgtggatgaatataaaaaGTATCAAACTTATTTGGATAATGTTGTCAACGATACAGGAGAATTTCAGTCAATCGCagaaatttttaatcgttACGAAACTTTAATGGAGGCACGAATGATCTTAGCCGAGCACCAAGATAAGAATCTTCAAATATTAGAGCATCAGGGAACGGAACTG CATCACATGACGGAATCAAAGACCGAAAAATTCATGGGATTGAATAATCAATTAGCGCAATTACAAGCGAGACGCGACAGGGCAGAAGCGCGAGCCCGTAAATGGGAGACGATCGTATCTAAGATAAAAGTAACTGCGGCGGAGAAAAATCTAGAGCACACGCAAGTAAAGATTTGTTGCTGGAATCTGTATCAACAGATCTGTAAGAGAAAGGGTATTGCCGTCACCGTCAGTAAAGACGATGTCGAGCAACAATTGAATCAAATCAAACAAACGATCCGTGAACTAAAACGACTGATCAAAGTCGCTAAAAAACGTGCACCGAAGGAAGAG CTGCCGGTAAGTGACAACCTGATATGTTATGCAGAAGTTCTGAATAGTCTTCTTGGAGCCTTTCTTTCAACTTTTTAG
- the LOC114876412 gene encoding protein sly1 homolog, whose protein sequence is MMSLRDRQINALKQMLNLNQPEQKLEEAVPVWKVLIYDRLGQDIISPLISVKELRELGITLHMQLHSDRDSIPEVPAIYFCAPTDENLGRIGQDLQNGLYDIYHLNFISPISRQKMEDLAAAALLGGVVSNIHKVFDQYLNFISLEDDLFILRHQNSDVISYHAINRGEVKDTEMESVMDIIVDCLFSVFVTLGTVPIIRCPRGNAAEMVAKMIDKKLRENVWDTRNNLFESETSGHYSFQRPLLIILDRNIDMATLLHHTWTYQALAHDVLEMALNRLVVEENVGRSPAGGTRSKTRAYELDNKDRFWCQHKGSPFPRVAEAIQEELEQYRTFEEDVKKLKSSMGIDNESEVALSMVSNNTARLTNAVNSLPQLLEMKRLIDMHTSIATGILNFIKSRRLDTFFELEEKIMCKQTLDRSVLETISDPDCGTPEDKLRLAIIYYLYTNMSDSEYNKLEAALSAAGCDLNPLVYIKRLRSYTRIAEIQNSYEGGGTKTVSMFSKLMNQGSSFVMEGVKNLVVKKHNLPVTKIVDELMESRQSSQTDDYCYLDPKQLKHTEQMPKNRPTFQDVIVFIVGGGNYIEYQNLVDYVKQKSGAGFNKRITYGSTTFINAKQLLKQLSVLGQEVHS, encoded by the coding sequence ATGATGAGTTTACGTGACAGGCAGATAAATGCCTTAAAACAGatgttaaatttaaatcaacCCGAACAAAAATTGGAAGAAGCAGTACCAGTATGGAAAGTTTTAATTTACGATCGACTTGGACAAGATATTATCTCACCATTAATATCTGTAAAAGAACTTAGAGAACTTGGCATTACTCTCCACATGCAGTTGCACTCTGACAGAGATTCTATTCCTGAGGTACCAGCAATTTACTTTTGTGCACCAACGGATGAAAATCTTGGTAGGATCGGACAGGATTTACAGAATGGTTTATATGATATTTATCACTTAAACTTTATCTCACCGATATCTCGACAAAAAATGGAAGATTTAGCAGCTGCAGCCTTACTTGGAGGTGTTGTATCAAATATTCACAAAGTATTTgatcaatatttaaatttcatctcttTGGAagatgatttatttattcttagacATCAAAATAGCGATGTTATATCTTATCATGCGATTAACAGAGGTGAAGTAAAAGACACTGAAATGGAATCTGTAATGGATATTATTGTTGACTGTTTATTTTCTGTATTTGTCACATTGGGAACTGTTCCAATCATAAGATGTCCAAGAGGAAATGCAGCTGAAATGGTTGCCAAAATGATAGACAAAAAATTAAGAGAAAATGTTTGGGACacaagaaataatttatttgaaagtgaAACAAGTGGCCATTATAGTTTTCAGAGACCACTTCTTATAATATTAGATCGTAATATAGATATGGCCACACTATTACATCATACATGGACATATCAAGCATTAGCACATGATGTATTGGAAATGGCCTTAAATAGGTTGGTTGTAGAGGAAAATGTAGGAAGATCTCCTGCAGGTGGAACACGATCAAAGACCAGAGCTTATGAGCTGGACAATAAAGATAGATTTTGGTGCCAACACAAGGGCAGTCCATTCCCTAGAGTAGCTGAGGCTATACAAGAAGAACTAGAACAATATCGTACTTTTGAAGAGGATGTTAAAAAACTTAAATCTTCTATGGGTATTGATAATGAGAGTGAAGTAGCATTGTCAATGGTTTCCAATAATACAGCACGTTTGACAAATGCTGTAAATTCTTTACCACAACTTTTAGAAATGAAGAGATTGATAGATATGCATACATCAATTGCAACaggtattttaaatttcataaaatctCGTAGACTGGATACATTTTTtgaattagaagaaaaaataatgtgCAAGCAAACATTAGATAGAAGTGTATTGGAAACAATAAGCGATCCCGATTGTGGTACTCCAGAGGACAAGTTACGTCTTGCTATTATATATTATCTTTATACTAATATGTCGGATAGCGAGTATAATAAACTTGAGGCAGCATTGTCTGCTGCTGGTTGTGATTTAAATCCTTTAGTATACATAAAAAGATTGAGAAGTTATACTAGAATAGCAGAAATTCAAAACAGTTATGAAGGTGGTGGAACTAAGACAGTTAGTATGTTTTCAAAACTTATGAATCAAGGATCATCTTTTGTGATGGAAGGAGTAAAAAATTTAGTTGTTAAAAAGCATAATTTACCAGTCACAAAAATAGTTGATGAATTAATGGAATCAAGACAATCGTCTCAAACGGATGATTACTGTTATTTAGATCCAAAGCAGCTGAAGCATACCGAACAAATGCCAAAGAATCGACCAACATTCCAAGatgtaattgtttttattgttGGTGGTGGAAATTACATAGAATATCAAAATCTAGTGGACTATGTAAAACAGAAAAGTGGGGCTGGGTTTAATAAACGAATCACATATGGTTCAACAACATTTATTAATGCTAAACAATTACTTAAGCAACTTTCGGTTTTGGGACAGGAGGTTCATTCGTAA